The following nucleotide sequence is from Cherax quadricarinatus isolate ZL_2023a unplaced genomic scaffold, ASM3850222v1 Contig7, whole genome shotgun sequence.
ATGGGTGTGTGATCTGTCCCATTTGTCGAATGAACCAATTGAATTCAGATTTCTGGCCATTATTTCCGTCCAGCAGGTGACCAAAGGTGAGTGAAAATGGTAATGGGTAGGTGGGCCCATTTCTCGGAATGGGTTTTAGGGGGGATTATGTCTATTACCACGGCGCTGTTCATGAGAGagatgtgtgtgcaggtgtgtctCCGCCCATTCCTTATAGAGAACAAGATGCCAGCCCGCCCCATTCCTCAGCGCACCCATACCCTAGTCCGCCCATTATTCAGCTCGCCCATTCCCTTGTCCACCCCTTCTCTAGTCCAACCATTATTCAGTTCATCCATTCCCTAGTCCAACTATTCCTCAGTCCTCAGTCTACTCATTCCCTAGTCCATCCATTCCCTGGGTTACCCATTCCCTAGTCAATGCATTCGCTAGTTCAACCATTCTCTAGTTCACCCATTACCTAGTCAACCCATTACCTAGTCCACCCATATTTCAGCTCACCCATTCTCTAGTCAGTACATTCCCTATCTCACCCATTCCCTAGTGTACCTATTCCCTAGTCTACCCATTCTCTAGTCCTCCCATTCCCTAGTCCACTCATTCCCTATTGCACCCATTCCCTTGTCCACCCATTTCCTAGTCAACCCAGTCCTAGTCCATCCATTCCCTGGTCCATCCATTCCCTAGTGCACCCATTCCCTAGTGCACCTACCCTAGTGCACCCATTCCCTAGCCCACCCATTCCTTAGTCCACCCATTCCCTAGCCCACCCATTCCCTAGTCCACCCATTCCCTAGCCCACCCATTCCCTAGCCCACTCATTCCCTCGCCCGCGCATTTCCTAGCCCACCCATCCCCTAGCCCACCCATTTACTAGCCCACCCATTCCCTAGCCCACCCATTCCCTAGCCCACCCATTCCTTAGTCCACCCATTCCCTAGCCCACTCATTCCCTAGCCCACCCATTACCTAGCCCACCCATTCCCTAGCCCACCCATTCCCTAGTCCACCCATTCCCTATCCCACCCATTCCCTAGCCCACCCATTCCCTAGCCCACCCATTCCCTAGCCCACCCATTCCCTAGCCCACTCATTCCCTAGCCCACCCATTCCCTAGTCCACCCATTCCTCAGACCACTCTAACAAATCATCCAGAACACAAGTGTAGTTGTGTTAGGTATGTGTGTGTCATCTACACTTTGAGACTTCCCTGGACGTCTTGAAGATaccgtggcagcagcagtggtgggccCCTACATTTTGGGGGCCTTGAAGCTTGTGgattgttatgggggcccctttgcaaccccttctcatacagtagacccctAATTTTGAAGCAATGTGGAGCAAAgttgcttctggggcccctccgggacTAGGGGCCCCACGGCAGCAGTGggggacctacatttttgggccCTGAAGCTTGTGGAATGTTATGGGGCCCCTTTGCAaacccttctcatacagtagacccctAATTTTGAAGAAATGTGGACTGAAGTCGCTTCTGGGGCTCCCTCAAGGAGAAGGGGCCCTCAAGCTTAATAGGGGCCGTTCATGGCAGATCCGCCCGTGGGCAGCAGTGTGGGCTGTGGCACCTTGCATAACAATTGATGCCCCTGCAGGTGTGCATTGATGACATGCCTCTCACATTCCAGCGTCACCCTCAAGCATTTAGATAGAATGACGGTGGAATGTAGCTTTGGAAACTGCTGCTCAGGGCAGGATAATGGTAGATTTTAGCTGATTTAGCTGGGAAAATAGGAGTCAGGATAAAGgatacatagtgtgtgtgtgtgtatgttcaatATTAAGGGACTGATCCCCCCAAATTCCTATTTATAAGCTTCCACTGTTACCAACAgatacatcaagactgagggactgaccccgcTCAGACTGCTACTCCAAGCCTGCAACAGCAGTCTACAAGCCTGCAACAGCAGTCTACAAGCCTGCTACAGCAGTCTACAAGCCTGCTACAGCAGTCTACAAGCCTGCAACAGCAGTCTACAAGCCTGCTACAGCAGTCTACAAGCCTGCTACAGCAGTCTACAAGCCTGCAACAGCAGTCTACAAGCCTGCTACAGCAGTCTACAAGCCTGCTACAGCAGTCTACAAGCCTGCTACAGCAGTCTACAAGCCTGCAACAGCAGTCTACAAGCCTGCTACAGCAGTCTACAAGCCTGCTACAGCAGTCTACAAGCCTGCAACAGCAGTCTACAAGCCTGCTACAGCAGTCTACAAGCCTGCTACAGCAGTCTACAAGCCTGCAACAGCAGTCTACAAGCCTGAAACAGCAGTCTACAAGCCTGCTACAGCAGTCTACAAACCTGCTACAGCAGTCTACAAGCCTGCATCAGCAGTCTACAAACCTGCTACAGCAGTCTACAAGCCTGCACTCCAAGGCTTGACGTCTTCTCACACTGGCTTAAGAAACCCATTTCTTGACAATCCAGGAAGCCTGTGGTTCAACCCAGAACCCAGAGGTTCTCCTGGGCCCACCCCTTGGTGGAtgtaggggtcgagtcgcagctcctggcccctgtggtAAGGTCAAGACGATAATTTTCAGTGAGATGCCCTTGGTTAACGAGTCAACCAGCCGCTTCTTTCGTTAACGAGGCTACGGAAGCTTAATTTCGCTAACGAGTCAACCAGCCGCTTCTTTCGTTGACACATCAATTAGAGATTAATTTCTCTAACGAATCAACGCCCTCTTTATTTCGCTAACGAATCAACGCCCTCTTTATTTTGCTAACGAATCAACGCCCTCTTTATTTCGCTAACGAATGAACGCCCTCTTTATTTCGCTAACGAATCAACGCCCTCTTTATTTCGCTAACGAATCAACGACCTCTTTATTTCGCTAACGAATCAACGCCCTCTTTATTTCGCTAACGAATCAACGCCCTCTTTATTTCGCTATCTTAAAAATTTATTTAACATCTTGCAACAAcgaatgcgtgtgtgtgtgttaatggaaTTTTGGTTCAAGGGGAGAGTGGCTGCAGTtccctggatgaagagccctgactgagagatatctctcccaCAGATGGAGACGTGTGAGAGACATCAGGTCAAGTTATCTTTCTGGTGCAAGACGTGTGAGGAAGCAACGTGTGGTGAGTGTCTCTTCGAGGACCATCCCACTcactcacactgtgttctcaagGCTGCCACGTACGTAATGAGTTAGagctatctctctgtctctctcactctgtttctctctctctccctgcctctcgctGGCTCTTTTCTTGTCTCTCATTGTGTCTGAAGGGGAATTGTTGATAGTCTTAACAAGGTTAAGTGATTAGTGCATTGtaattctctctgtctctctctcactttgtctgtctgtctgtctgtctgtctgtctgtctctctctctctctctctctctctctctctctctctctctctctctctctctctctctctctctctctctctcacttacaACAATACGTTGATCTCAAGACAAACATTCATGTTTGAAATTCAATGGTAAACATAGCATCCTACCCCACAGGTACATCTCTGAGATGAAAGATTCTGTGGGCAGCATCACCAGCAAGTTCATTGATTCCCTGGACCAGAGAGAGCGGTGGTACCACcagcaggtggtacactgtaccaAAGTCATCAACGAGGCCATTCGTACCCTCACCGTGCTGAGGAAGGACATGGAGGAGAATAGGGAACTCCTGAAAGGGGTGAAAGTGGTGGAAGGCATTGCCCCAACTAGCGCCCTTCGTGATGCCGCTCAGTGCCTGGCCCTGAAGTGGCACCTGAAGGTGGGGGACCTGAAGGTAAGCAGCCCTACGAAGAAGGAGGAAACGACAgcgcaggaggagaaggagagagatgacAGCGAGGTGCAGACTGATGGCAGTGAGGAGAAGAGAAATGGGATTAGCGAGAAGGAGAAGGAGATAGACGACTCGGAGACTCTtacagaagaagagaagaagaagaagaagaaaatgttGAGGGTTAAAGAGAGactagcagctgctgctgcagctgctgacgAAGCAGCTGCGAGGGAAGAAGCTAAGGACAAAGAAAGAGAGAAGGACAAGACAAACGATGCAAACGGCACAGCCACTAACGAACAGGAAGTGCCCTTGACAATAGGTGTAGCCCGGACCAGACTCCTGGCAAAGAAATATGCCCTGGTACCCAGAGAGCCTTCAATCAccccagagagagaggtgaggctcactgaaaaccccCAACCCCAAGAAAAACTGGATAAagaagagagaaatagagaagCCAGTGATAACAGAGACACAGAAACACAGCCAAAAGGTGAAACACAGTCCGGGACCGAAGTCAACACAGAAACACAGCCTCTCTTGAGAACAGATGACCAGAAGGAAGCCAGCAATAACACAGACACCCCCAACAGCTCAACCACAGCGCCCCAGACACAGAAAGACTCACAGACTAAGCTTAGAAACGACCCCCCAGCCACAGGACTCAAAAGACCGAGAGGAAGACTTGCCAGACAAGCCCTCAAGAGGTCCCAGACCATGACCTTCACCCCTCCAAACGAAGACCATAACAACACAGACCCGTCCAAGGACCTCCAGTCAGACAACATCAGAGGCCTGGACCTGGAAACAACGAAAACTAACCAAAACGCACAACCAACGGTGGATAACAGGGACGCAGAAGAACAAGGAAATAACGAAACGGTAAAGGAGGAACAACAGGAGAAGAAAGATGAGGGTGAACAGCAAGAAAAAGAGAAAAACGAAGAGGAAGAAACAAAAACAATGTTTGACATGGAACCAGAGGAGAAGGAGAGGATTGCAACAGAACTCTTacaggtaaatatatatatatagggagagagagagagagagagagagagagagagagagagagagagagagagagagagagagagagagagagagagagagagagagagagagagagacaataatTTGTATATTCAAGGCTATGTAAGTCAGAGAGTATATTCAAGGCTTGATTCTCTGTCCCCTTGTGTGTTTTTACAGATTCTTAAATTGCCAACAGGTGCCCAGCCTGACGTTGGTGGTTGAGGGCACAGGTGGTCGTCTTGCCCACGTCACATGGGAACCCATGGGCCTACATGTATACTGTCATCAATACCAGGAGCTGCCGTACGATGTTGTGCTcaaggtgtgttgtgtgtgtgtgtgttgtgtgttgtgtgtgttgtgtgtgttgcgtgttgtgtgtgtgtgtgtgtgtgtgtgtgtgtgtgtgtgtgtgtgtgtgtgtgtgtgggtgtgtgtgtgtgtgtgtgtgtgtgtgagtgtgtgtgtgtgttgtgtgtattgtgtgtgtgtgtgtttgtgtgtgtgtgtgtgtgtgtgtgtgtgttgtgtgtgttgtgtgtgtgtgtgttgtgtgtgtgtgtgtgtgtgttgtgtgtgtgtgtgtgtgttgtgtgttgtgtgtgttgtgtgttgtgtgttgtgtgtgtgtgtgtgtgtgtgtgttgtgtgttgtgtgtgtgtgtgtgtgtgtgtgtgtgtgtgttgtgtgtgttgtgtgtgtgtgtgtgtgtgtgtgtgtgtgtgtgtgtgtgtgtgtgtgtgtgtgtgtgtgtgtgtgtgtgtgtgtgtgtgtgttgtgtgtgtgtgtgtgtgtgtgtgtgtgtgtgttgtgtgtgtgtgtgtgtgtgtgtgtgtgtgtgtgtgtgtggtgtgtgtgtgtgtcgtgtgtgggtgtcgtgtgtggtgtgtgtgtgtgtcgtgtgtgtgtgtgtgtgtgtgtgttgtgtgtgtgtgtgtgtgtgtgtgtgtgtgtgtgtgtgtgtgtgtgtgtgtgtgtgtgtgttgtgtgtgtgtgttgtgtgtgtgtgtgtgcgagttgtgtgtgtgtgtgtgtgtgtgtgtgtgtgtgtgtgtgtgtgtgtgtgtgtgtgtttgtgtgtgtgtgtgtgtgtgtgtgttgtgtgtgtgtgttgtgtgtgtgtgtgtgtgtgtgtcgtgtgtgtgttgtgtgtgtgtgtgtgtgtgggtgtgtgttttgtgtgttgtgtgtgtgtgtgtgttgtgtgtgtgtgtgtgtgtgtgtgtgtgtgtgtgtgtgtgtgtgtgtgtgtgtgtgttttgtgtgtgtgtgtgtgtgtgtgtgtgttgtgtgtgttgtgtgtgtgtgtgtgtgtgagttgtgtgtgtgtgtgtgtcgtgtgtgtgtgtgtgtgtgtgtgtgtgtgtgtgttgtgtgtgtgtgttgtgtgtgtgtgtgttgtgtgtgtgtgtgtgtgtgtgtgtgtgtgtgtgtgtgtgtgtgtgtgtgtgtgtgtgagtgtgtgtgtgtgtgtgtcgtgtatgtgtgttgtgtgtgtgtgtgtgtgtgtcgtgtgtgtgtgggagggatgggCGGTGCCCTGACAGACATGCGCCCACGCCCACGCTAGACAAGGGACAATGCTCTGAACAACCCACACTAacacctgggttaataacccaggaaagCCAGTCAGTCTGGCTTATTTCAACTGTCTTCTATtaacctcccccaggatgccacccacaatactAGCacataggtacctacttactgctaggtgaacagtgacagcagatgtaaggtaactaacacccaggtacctacttagtgctaggtgaacagtgacagcagatgtaaggtgactaacacccaggtacctacttactgctaggtgaacactgacagtaggtgtaaggtaactaacacccaggtacctacttactgctaggtgaacactgacagaaggtgtaaggtaactaacacccaggtacctacttactgctaggtgaacactgacagcaggtgtaaggtaactaacacccaggtacctacttactgctaggtgaacagtgacagcagatgtaaggtaactaacacccaggtacctacttagtgctaggtgaacagtgacagcagatgtaaggtgactaacacccaggtacctacttactgctaggtgaacactgacagcaggtgtaaggtaactaacacccaggtacctacttactgctaggtgaacactgacagcaggtgtaagataactaacacccaggtacctacttactgctaggtgaacactgacagcaggtgtaaggtaactaacacccaggtacctacttactgctaggtgaatactgacagcaggtgtaaggtaactaacacccaggtacctacttactgctaggtgaacactgacagcaggtgtaaggtaactaacacccaggtacctacttactgctaggtgaactctgacagcaggtgtaaggtaactaacacccaggtacctacttactgctaggtgaacactgacagcaggtgtaaggtaactaacacccaggtacctacttactgctaggtgaactctgacagcaggtgtaaggtaactaacacccaggtacctacttactgctaggtgaacagggacagcaggtgtaaggtaactaacacccaggtacctacttagtgctaggtgaacagtgacagcagatgtaaggtgactaacacccaggtacctacttagtgctaggtgaacagtgacagcagatgtaaggtaactaacaaccaggtacctacttactgctaagtgaacactgacagcaggtgtaaggtaactaacaaccaggtacccacttactgctaggtgaacagggactgcaggtgtaaggtgactaacacacaggtacctacttagtgctaggtgaacagggactgcaggtgtaaggtaactaacacacaggtacctacttagtgctaggtgaacagggactgcaggtgtaaggtaactaacacccaggtacccatttaatgCCTCTTATTATCACTATTGGGGatactaagtgtgtgtgtgtgtgtgtgtgtgtgtgtgtgtgtgtgtgtgtgtgtgtgtgtgtgtgtgtgtgtgtgtgtgtgtgtgtgtgtgtgtgtgtgagtgtgtgtagttAATTGTATAACGTCACATTATTAATCTTAATCTCTTTAAATAGGCCTATCTGTGGACCTTTTCTAACTCACCCATGtgtttcttgctctctctctctctctctctctctctctctctctctctctctctctctctctctctctctctctctctctctctctctctctctctctctctctctctctctctctctctctctctctgtctctctctctctctctctctctctctctctctctctctctctctctctctctctctctctctctctctctctctctctctctctctctctctctctctctcttgtaaccTTCTAACTCAATCTTCCTACCTTCCAGGCAAATGTCATCCATTCTCTGGTACCCACAAAATCACCAATGGTATTCCTGGACGTAGGTACGGAGCAGAAGGTGCTGGGCCGTGTATACATAAGCCTGTGGGGTCACCTACGTCGTGCTAGCAACTTCGTTCACCTGTGTTTAGGTGACAGAGGTCCCTCCTACAGGAACACCATGTTCCTGGAAGTCCTCAACGCTGACAGCCCCGGCGAGAGAATCAAAGGAGGAGACTACGACTACAACAACGGCAGGGGCGGAGAGGCACTCGTAGATGACCTGGAAAACCACGAAGGATATTCCATGACCATGGAGGCTGGAATGGTCACGGCTGGGAGTCCTTGCAGGAGGGAGCAGGACTCTCAGTTCTTTATCTGTACTGAGGACGACCCTCACAGGAATTTCACCTGCCCCTTCGGGCGGGTTGTGTCTGGGTTGTATGTGATGAAGGAAGCTGTGTGGCTTGTGGTGACCAAGCAAGTCTGGATCAAAGACTGTGGCTTAGTTCTGGATATTCCTAAGTTCTAAATCCACCCCAGAGTAAGTTCTGGCTTAGTTCTTGAGGTTTCTAAGTTCTAAATTCATCCTAGAGTAAGTTCTGGCTTAGTTCTTGAGGTTTCTAAGTTCTAAATTCACCCCAGAGTAAGTTCTGGCTTAGTTCTTGAGGTTTCTAAGTTCTAAATCTACCCCAGAGTAAGTTCTGGCTTAGTTCTTGAGGTTTCTAAGTTCTAAATTCACCCCAGAGTAAGTTCTGGCTTAGTTCTTGAGGTTTCTAAGTTCTAAATTCACCCCAGAGTTAGTTCTGGCTTAGTTCTTGAGGTTTCTAAGTTCTAAATCCACCCCAGAGTAAGTTCTGGCTTAGTTCTTGAGGGTTCTAAGTTCTAAATTCACCCCAGAGTTAGTTCTGGCTTAGTTCTTGAGGTTTCTAAGTTCTAAATTCACCCCAGAGTAAGTTCTGGCTTAGTTCTTGAGGTTTCTAAGTTCTAAATCCACCCCAGAGTTAGTTCTGGCTTAGTTCTTGAGGTTTCTAAGTTCTAAATCCACCCCAGAGTTAGTTCTGGCTTAGTTCTTGAGGTTTCTAAGTTCTAAATCCACCCCAGAGTAAGTTCTGGCTTAGTTCTTGAGGTTTCTAAGTTCTAAATTCACCCCAGAGTAAGTTCTCGCTTAGTTCTTGAGGTTTCTAAGTTCTAAATCCACCCCAGAGTAAGTTCTGGCTTAGTTCTTGAGGTTTCTAAGTTCTAAATTCACCCCAGAGTTAGTTCTGGCTTAGTTCTTGAGGTTTCTAAGTTCTAAATCCACCCCAGAGTAAGTTCTGGCTTAGTTCTTGAGGTTTCTAAGTTCTAAATCCACCCCAGAGTAAGTTCTGGCTTAGTTCTTGAGGTTTCTAAGTTCTAAATCCACCCCAGAGTAAGTTCTGGCTTAGTTCTTGAGGTTTCTAAGTTCTAAATCCACCCCAGAGTAAGTT
It contains:
- the LOC128700969 gene encoding myb-like protein V isoform X2 yields the protein METCERHQVKLSFWCKTCEEATCGECLFEDHPTHSHCVLKAATYISEMKDSVGSITSKFIDSLDQRERWYHQQVVHCTKVINEAIRTLTVLRKDMEENRELLKGVKVVEGIAPTSALRDAAQCLALKWHLKVGDLKVSSPTKKEETTAQEEKERDDSEVQTDGSEEKRNGISEKEKEIDDSETLTEEEKKKKKKMLRVKERLAAAAAAADEAAAREEAKDKEREKDKTNDANGTATNEQEVPLTIGVARTRLLAKKYALVPREPSITPEREVRLTENPQPQEKLDKEERNREASDNRDTETQPKGETQSGTEVNTETQPLLRTDDQKEASNNTDTPNSSTTAPQTQKDSQTKLRNDPPATGLKRPRGRLARQALKRSQTMTFTPPNEDHNNTDPSKDLQSDNIRGLDLETTKTNQNAQPTVDNRDAEEQGNNETVKEEQQEKKDEGEQQEKEKNEEEETKTMFDMEPEEKERIATELLQVPSLTLVVEGTGGRLAHVTWEPMGLHVYCHQYQELPYDVVLKANVIHSLVPTKSPMVFLDVGTEQKVLGRVYISLWGHLRRASNFVHLCLGDRGPSYRNTMFLEVLNADSPGERIKGGDYDYNNGRGGEALVDDLENHEGYSMTMEAGMVTAGSPCRREQDSQFFICTEDDPHRNFTCPFGRVVSGLYVMKEAVWLVVTKQVWIKDCGLVLDIPKF
- the LOC128700969 gene encoding uro-adherence factor A isoform X1, whose translation is MEDLLTCTVCCEQYHERVRHPVLLPRCGHSFCRPCVAFLVKNGCVICPSCRMDQRVETADHLPTEFSLLAITSVQQVTKMETCERHQVKLSFWCKTCEEATCGECLFEDHPTHSHCVLKAATYISEMKDSVGSITSKFIDSLDQRERWYHQQVVHCTKVINEAIRTLTVLRKDMEENRELLKGVKVVEGIAPTSALRDAAQCLALKWHLKVGDLKVSSPTKKEETTAQEEKERDDSEVQTDGSEEKRNGISEKEKEIDDSETLTEEEKKKKKKMLRVKERLAAAAAAADEAAAREEAKDKEREKDKTNDANGTATNEQEVPLTIGVARTRLLAKKYALVPREPSITPEREVRLTENPQPQEKLDKEERNREASDNRDTETQPKGETQSGTEVNTETQPLLRTDDQKEASNNTDTPNSSTTAPQTQKDSQTKLRNDPPATGLKRPRGRLARQALKRSQTMTFTPPNEDHNNTDPSKDLQSDNIRGLDLETTKTNQNAQPTVDNRDAEEQGNNETVKEEQQEKKDEGEQQEKEKNEEEETKTMFDMEPEEKERIATELLQVPSLTLVVEGTGGRLAHVTWEPMGLHVYCHQYQELPYDVVLKANVIHSLVPTKSPMVFLDVGTEQKVLGRVYISLWGHLRRASNFVHLCLGDRGPSYRNTMFLEVLNADSPGERIKGGDYDYNNGRGGEALVDDLENHEGYSMTMEAGMVTAGSPCRREQDSQFFICTEDDPHRNFTCPFGRVVSGLYVMKEAVWLVVTKQVWIKDCGLVLDIPKF